The Ostrea edulis chromosome 1, xbOstEdul1.1, whole genome shotgun sequence genomic sequence GTGAATGACTGTACACAGATTTGGGGAAGTTCCGATGGATAATGGACAAAGTAGACAGCGCATGAGGCCATGGCTAGAGGCGAAGGTACAGGCAGGAAATATCCCCGGTCTGTCGTGGATAGACCAGGAGAAAAAGATCTTTAAAGTTCCCTGGAAACATGGAGGCAAGCACGACTGGAGCGAAGGAGACTCCACGATATTTAAGGTACCTCGATAAAAACCCAGAACGGTAACGGCTgtgcagttgtgttaagtagggccataaaAATATGTCGGAGGAAAAAGCATCAATACACAGATataaatttttgacaaattctgtacacacaacccttttatacctaagatatttgtatatataatgaaGTACATATATTGACCTCCCATACATTTTccaccagaccgacagtctctacatcagctgtatatcacgtgatcaaatatcaagataaaatcgtaccatgtatgtataaatcattCCATTGGCAcaatatccagatatcaatgcaagatgaagttaatataacttcaaaacatattaatttttttaatttgaaaagtgatgggagcaagtttatcgtgacttaattgtaacatgtctaatttttgcattgaatatgcaagatgcggCGATTTTTGCATATACGAAGTTAAATCTAGtctgaaaaacatgttttctgttgaagccacaatttgctcccctaactttccttttgcactgaagttcacatgtcacataaatcaaacaacTTTCACTCAAAAACCTCGAGGTGTCGTGCCGATGATGAAATTTGTATGttcggaaaccctgtttatgcaaatgagtccattgtgaaagtcacTATATACAtgcagattaggggcgatatcaagatcacaatataatatggatattactttagtatgtatgttatataaagaagaaattgaaactatttcaatatcacagagaattaatataacccatttgacagaaacttttacacgatTGTAGTTTATCGTTTGACAGCAGtggtaaataatgaaaaaatattttgacatttccaaccgcaaaaggaatgtagatatgtacgtcatgaccttcatcATGACGTATTTTACATTGTGACGCCAtgtaatgtgccagtgcggtaaagtacaaTTTTTACAGCACTGTTATTTATGGGGAGAGCCTTAACTCAGCCGCGTGATGATAAGGTACCTCAATAAAAAACCAGAACAGCTGAAGAGctgttttgttttgttcttttttttttgcagagtaccatgtacaaaaaatgtctatataaacatgtactaaaTGATATAAATCATTGTGTGGGATTATTGGATAGAattaatttataaaattattgtatGGGATTAATTTATAGAATGAATTTGGTGGGATTATTGAATAGAATTAAGATCATATAACATTGTTGTATGGGattaacatggtttataaaaATTTTGTATGGGATTAATGTATAGGATTGATTTGGTGGGATTATATGTATGGGATTGCTGGATAGAATTAATTTATAACATTGTATGAGACTAATGTATAGGATTAATTTGGTGGGATGATTGTATGAGACTAATGTATAGGATTAATTTGGTGGGATTATTGTATGGGATTGCTGGATAGAATTAATTTATAACATTGTATGGGACTAATGTATAGGATTAATTTGGGGGGATGATTGTATTAGTCTAAGAGTATTGTATAATCTGGATTATTATGtacatttatgaaatttatttagtGGATAGGATTAATAGATCGATTTCCACTTTACTTTATGCTGTACATGTGTCATGTGTTCTTTTTCGATAGTGAGGTTCATCATAGGTTGTCATTTCTTTTGATAACTGTGAAAATGTCACATGATGTATGTCTGTATTGTGAGAAGTAGTCAATATTCAGAATCCAATACTACTCATTCACAACTCGTGATGGGTAATCGGGAGATAAAAATTAATCGATGATCGGATTAATTGGATGcaccttttcgattgattaatcgaaaaataatcgaCAAATATATCACCTGGGTTCAAATTTACCATTAATCTATACCCTTTAATTAGGATCTAATGTATAGGATTATTGCATTGGATTAATACATTTGATTATTGTATAGAaattaatgtttagtattattGTGGTGATAGGGcgttcatattttacatgtgtattaaaatccttgtgacaagacctttcttttcaaatgaattttttttttacatcatgaCCCTGACCTTAGAGTTTGGCCATGTAGGGGCATCAGTGTGTCATATtgttttattagctcacctgaaccgaaggttcaagtgagctattctgatcacattttgtccggcgtccgtctgtccatgTAGGGGCATCAGTGTGTCATATtgttttattagctcacctgaaccgaaggttcaagtgagctattctgatcacattttgtccggcgtccgtctgtctgtctgtccgtctgtctgtaaacttttcacattttcgacttcttctccagaaccattgggccaatttcaacctaagttggccaaaagcatccttgggtgaagggctttcaagtttgttcaaatgaagggccatgtccctttcaaaggggagataatcacaaaaatgcaaaaatagggtggggtcatttaaaaatcttcttctcaagaaccactgggccagaagagctgaaatttacctgaaagcttcctgacatattgcagattcaagtttgttcaaatcatggcctccggtggtaggatggggccacaaggggggatcaaagttttacatacaaatatatagggaaaaattttaaaaatcttcttctcaagaaccactaagccagaaaagctgagatttacatgaaagcttcctgacataatgcagattcaagtttgttcaaatcatgggcccctggggttggatggggccacaataggggatcaaagttttacatacaaatatatagttaaaatctttttctcaataaccactgagtcagaaaagctgatatttacaagaaaactttctgacatagtgcagattcaagtttgttcaaatcatggtccccggggggtaggatggggccacaagtggggggggggggggtcaaagttttacatacaaatatagaaaaaagctttaaaagaaccattgggccaaagaagttgacatttacatgaaagctttctgacatagtgtagattcaagtttgcaaagggtagtttgggccataatagggaccaaggttttacatgcaaatatatatggaaagtcttcagatatgggccaaggtgactcaggtgagcgatgtggcccacgggcctcttgttttgatttGGTATTCCATATTGATTACTAATTGGGGAGTGCTCTTTACCTGTTTTCAGGAGTGGGCGTTACATACAGGACGCTACAGAGAGGGTGTGGATCAGGCGGACTGGCCCACGTGGAAGACCCGCTTCCGCTGTGCCCTCAATAAACTTCCGGACATTCAGGAAATGAAAGAATACAATCAGCTGGATGGCAGTGAACCATTCCGCGCCTACAAATTTCTCAGCAAAGAAGGTGATTTTTCTCTACGAGAAGCATTTCCATAATCATTTCTTTATATTGTTGGAAAACTGAACAATTATGAGTCAGACTTAGTGTTGTGAATTTCAAGTAAAGTGGGCGGGGTTTAGACCTGTCGTAGCTGTGATAGAATGAGAGAAGAACACCAGCGTTGTAGTAATTCATGTTGAATATTCCCCTCCCTTTTGTTTCTATACAGAACTGAACCAGAAGAAATTGGGCAATAATGAATACCGTGAGGTCTGCACTTTGACGGTAAGTTTTATTCAATGCATTTAAACATCATAAATAAAATGCCCCCCTTTCTCAGCACTTATCCAGACTTCTGTAACAGTATAAAAACATGTTCCTGTCATTCAGGCATCATCATCTCATATCTTGAAATAATTTTGCTGTTATTTATGTGTCACGGTTGTCCAGTAATGCCCGCCGGGGAAGACCTCTTCCCAATCTAGTTAGTGGTTCGAGTTTCAAATCTCAGTCCTGTTGCTGCATCGAACCAATGGTGTGTAACAAAGTCAGGGGTTGTTACTCTGCTAAGTGTCCGGCATTAGTGTGTAACAAAGTCAGGGGTTGTTACTCTGCTAAGTGTCCGGCATTAGTGTGTAACAAAGTCAGGGGTTGTTACTCTGCTAAGTGTCCGGCATTAAAGTGAAAGTTATGGGTCTGTTTTATATTTCCCCAAAACAGAGTTAAATACTATGTCACAGTAGGCCTTTCTCACACAACAGAACTCGTACTGCTAACAGTCTCGATTGTCATGCACACTACTGTAGGTCAAAATTTATGTCAGGTTATGTAAAGCGGGTGACATCTCTGTATGAGTGATAAATTCTCGAAACGGACTTACAACAACCTACAAGCAAACCTACCTAGTTTATGTATATGCTAGCTTATACAGATATGAATGGTTGGAAAATGGTGGTCATATATAAACGCATTCATTTCTgtattataagaaataaatttcatttttgaaaatacatgtacatgagggTATAAACTATGACGTTTTATGCCAGCAGACTTCATGGGGAAGTGTTAGTGCTTcagaatcaaagtactgaaagtatgCTGATGGGAAGTGTGGCTGTTTGACGCTTTATGCCAGCAGACTTCATGGGGAGACATTAGCGCTTCAGAAAAAGTATGCTGGCGGGAAGTGTGGCTGTTTGACGCTTTATGCCAGCAGACTTCATGGGGAGGCATTAACGCTTcagaaaagtatgctggcgggAAGTGtggctgttcataccctcatttATTTCCAAGAATGAAACTcgttttttatatttacattctactttcatttctgtcggaattcccagcagTTAAAATAGACggactatatttatcaagattcctACAGACATTGTACACACctgcatcacattcatgaggaaatggctaccaTTAGATTGGTAATAATATCGTACGcaaaatcattggaaatgtaaatataagtataaAAGCACCATTTTCCAACCATTAATTGATTCCTGCATAAGTATATACATGCCATTTTACaaactttcatttctatttaaGTTATAAAAGCCAGTTGAATAATAAAAAGCCATATTTAAATTTCCCCAAAATTGCATTTGCTGCAATTTAAGATACTCCATAGAATACTCCCTACTAACAAGTATTTATTTCAACTGAAAGTTAAAGACTCTCCAATGTGCAGCTTTTGTGGTGTTCATATCGAAACATTAGAACATCTTTTTTTGACTGCATACAAATAAAGGAGCTATGGTGTGATGTTGAACAATGGATATTAGAACTGTTTCATATCCCTGTAAATTTTGACAAGCTCACTGTACTAtttggtaaatactgtaatagaCATATGTATAAAGTTCAAAACTTGATTTTGCTTatagtaaaacaaaatattttttcttgtaaatatcaaaagaGTCCGCAAGTACATATATCTGCGATTAGAAAAATAGTTACGGACATAATTGTGGTTGAGAAGTACTTCCTGCTACGAAACTGTAAATATGATGAATATGAAACTCACTGGCAGAGAATAAGTGAAAATCTATGTTAGTAATTAGGTCTATTTgtactttttcatcaaatagGTTTGTGCTTCTTTTTTGTGTTTGATCAGTATATCTAGATATATTATACTTATCAAAATCTGTTACCAAGAAAATAATACTTATgtaccctctctctctctctctctctctctctctctctctctctctctctctctgtctctctctctctctctttgacATCATACATATACTTACATAAACGAATAAAgtatatgaaaatgaaatgtagacAATATTTGAGTTAATGTTAATGAGTtcgtattttaaaatgaatttaatatgttgtgaaaatatccatgtaACCTATCTCCCATATGTATGCAACAGTGTATGTGtgaagtgaaaattttgtaaataaaaaaattatttttaaaaaaagccaTTTTCCCAccgttttttgtttgtttgtattttgtttgatttggTAATTGGTATACAATTTATCTTTTTAAGCCGACTTCGAACACACAGAACCCAGCTCTACCTGACATAGTTCCAGTGGAGGTCAAGGCCGCACCCCAGTCCCAGTTAcccaattttccctccgacctGGAAGATCTGGAATTAGATCCAATAAAATCTGATCCAAATCTTCTAGCAAATACTCAGTTAAATCACATAATTACACCAGCTAATGACATCAAAGAGGAGCCTGGTGACCATGGTGATGTAGAAATGACGggtaattgaaatttatttttaacctTGATTTCAAGTCATGCTACAAGACAATTTTTGGCTCACGTAgataacacatatatatattaaatacaaGTACAGTTGCACTTTGGTATCTCGGGTACcgatatcttgaataccatggatatgtcacaaagtgattcggaagtcccaaattcttattctttaagtattttaccttCATTATATCGAAGTTTTTTCTTGGTCCCATCAACTTAcgataacgaggtttgactgtaatCTGAAATTTTGTCAGTACTGGTATTTTGCCATGATCAGGATGATAATTAAACAGAAAATTAATTAAGATTTGCTTTTTGTTTAGAACTATATGCTGAATTGTCTCTGACAACTCGTGGGCCCCAGCAGCACCTCAGTCCCCTCCAGGTTCCCCGGCGACAAGAACCCCAAGGTAAGTCACCCaataatacactgtacatctcagTCCCCTCCAGGTTCCCTGGTGACAAGAACCCCAAGGTAAGTCACCCAATAACACACAGTACATCTCAGTCCCCTCCAGGTTCCCCGGCGTCAGGAAACCCAAGGTAAGTCACCCaataatacactgtacattttgtctttctttgaAGCAACTGATGATCAGAGGCAgatctagctgcaataatgtagccctctctgatttttttgcACCTCTCTGGAATGcctcagaataaaaaaaaaatggatagggctacattatagCAGCTAGAGCAGATCTAGAGCATTGCCAAAATGGGGAGAGTAACTTGTGATCTTAGAGGTCTTAGTACTGTTCAGCTCCAAACAGAGGGAGGGGGAGCAGTGGATTGCAGATCTCCAAACAGAGGGAGGGGGAGCAGTGGATTGCAGATCTCTAAACAGAGGGAGGGGGAGCAGTGGATTGCAGATCTCTAAACAGAGGGAGGGGGAGCAGTGGATTGCAGATCTCTAAATGAACTGTTTTGGTCAAAAGTTTCCAACCACATTATAGGGACTCCCTCCTGTGTTGGCATTACAAGAATCTGGCATGTATCCATATCTAAATCTAACAAATAATGGCAGGGACACACCCATCCATGGACACACCCACTCACCCAATGACAGGCAGAGATCCACATCCCAGATCTAAATATAACTGTATTTGTACAACCTCACACTGACGAACAAGGTTCCATCAGGGCGAgaaataatcatttttattcacTGGTCATTTAGCCTATCAACTGAAATATTTACTGGTCAATTGTTAACTTTTATCGTCCCTTCGGATCAGTGGATATGAAAACGACTGGCCTAAATTCTGTATTCAATaataattaaacaattttaagaTTAGGCCTAATATCTTGTTTATTTAAGCTAGCATCAACAGCGGGCTTAAAAAACGTTGTAATCTTATTATTCTTATACATGTTTTTCACTTA encodes the following:
- the LOC125664170 gene encoding interferon regulatory factor 1-like isoform X2, coding for MTVHRFGEVPMDNGQSRQRMRPWLEAKVQAGNIPGLSWIDQEKKIFKVPWKHGGKHDWSEGDSTIFKEWALHTGRYREGVDQADWPTWKTRFRCALNKLPDIQEMKEYNQLDGSEPFRAYKFLSKEELNQKKLGNNEYREVCTLTPTSNTQNPALPDIVPVEVKAAPQSQLPNFPSDLEDLELDPIKSDPNLLANTQLNHIITPANDIKEEPGDHGDVEMTELYAELSLTTRGPQQHLSPLQVPRRQEPQDHEMEILLRYCQQQVQIFHVRSPHGCRLFYDPERNDQMLLEPLKQELFGPDQFEQLEFPQCETTNPGQEEHTYKLLTALDRGMLLECHNGNIYATRKSRCVIFISTPAINNGEPFKLERNVKVQVYDSHGYFEPMLQRYLSGASKKPLSHFVIGFGQRIMSNNADHSGLLISAQVNHSRSQHRLNQVSCASPLSSSINISQSDDFDKLLKLVKDESNAQVMEISNGLSA
- the LOC125664170 gene encoding interferon regulatory factor 1-like isoform X1, producing MAETDYCRFGEVPMDNGQSRQRMRPWLEAKVQAGNIPGLSWIDQEKKIFKVPWKHGGKHDWSEGDSTIFKEWALHTGRYREGVDQADWPTWKTRFRCALNKLPDIQEMKEYNQLDGSEPFRAYKFLSKEELNQKKLGNNEYREVCTLTPTSNTQNPALPDIVPVEVKAAPQSQLPNFPSDLEDLELDPIKSDPNLLANTQLNHIITPANDIKEEPGDHGDVEMTELYAELSLTTRGPQQHLSPLQVPRRQEPQDHEMEILLRYCQQQVQIFHVRSPHGCRLFYDPERNDQMLLEPLKQELFGPDQFEQLEFPQCETTNPGQEEHTYKLLTALDRGMLLECHNGNIYATRKSRCVIFISTPAINNGEPFKLERNVKVQVYDSHGYFEPMLQRYLSGASKKPLSHFVIGFGQRIMSNNADHSGLLISAQVNHSRSQHRLNQVSCASPLSSSINISQSDDFDKLLKLVKDESNAQVMEISNGLSA
- the LOC125664170 gene encoding interferon regulatory factor 1-like isoform X3, with product MDNGQSRQRMRPWLEAKVQAGNIPGLSWIDQEKKIFKVPWKHGGKHDWSEGDSTIFKEWALHTGRYREGVDQADWPTWKTRFRCALNKLPDIQEMKEYNQLDGSEPFRAYKFLSKEELNQKKLGNNEYREVCTLTPTSNTQNPALPDIVPVEVKAAPQSQLPNFPSDLEDLELDPIKSDPNLLANTQLNHIITPANDIKEEPGDHGDVEMTELYAELSLTTRGPQQHLSPLQVPRRQEPQDHEMEILLRYCQQQVQIFHVRSPHGCRLFYDPERNDQMLLEPLKQELFGPDQFEQLEFPQCETTNPGQEEHTYKLLTALDRGMLLECHNGNIYATRKSRCVIFISTPAINNGEPFKLERNVKVQVYDSHGYFEPMLQRYLSGASKKPLSHFVIGFGQRIMSNNADHSGLLISAQVNHSRSQHRLNQVSCASPLSSSINISQSDDFDKLLKLVKDESNAQVMEISNGLSA